The Salvelinus sp. IW2-2015 linkage group LG15, ASM291031v2, whole genome shotgun sequence genome includes a region encoding these proteins:
- the LOC111974201 gene encoding piggyBac transposable element-derived protein 4-like → MRVVLDVTDGLRGHNVTYDNFFTSHDLSQQLLKRKVTMVDTVRKYKPELPPALLATRGREAFSSKFAFTPTTTLVSYLPKRNKNVVLLRTLHKTAEISDHEDRKTAIILDYNHNKGGVDNLDKVIGTYSCRRMTARWPLIIFHNLIDVS, encoded by the coding sequence atgcgggttgtgcttgatgtgacagatggactgagggggcacaatgtcacgtatgacaatttcttcacctctcatgacctcagccagcagctcctgaagaggaaggtcACCATGGTTGACACAGTTAGAAAGTACAAGCCTGAGCTCCctcctgcactcctcgcaacaagggggagagaggccttctcatccaagtttgccttcaccccgaccaccactctagtttcttacctcccaaagaggaacaagaatgtggtcctacTGAgaacactgcacaaaacggctgagatcagtgatcatgaggacaggaagacagccatcatcctggactacaaccacaacaaaggaggtgtggacaacctggacaaggtgattggaacttacagctgcaggaggatgactgcccgctggcccctgatCATCTTTCATAACCTCATTGATGTGTCCTaa
- the LOC111974202 gene encoding heparin cofactor 2: MWVVTVIAVSCVLVGPSLAGVKDLGSHFSFYDQSPTPNTEPDPRGLGQGGALDMENIPLEFHKENTVTNDLPLEGFEDEDYIDFDKILAEGGDDYSEGDEIDEIATPAPYIDIFAEPSDPKTRRARLLSLFHDRSRLQRINVVNAHFGFNLYRSLRNKVNQTHNILLAPAGISIAMGMMSLGAGPGTHSQLYRVLGFANFVNASNHYDNATVHKLFRKLTHRLFRRNFGYTLRSVNDLYVKKEVAVEPSFRADTKAYYFAEPQSVDFRDKAFLDKANRRISKLTKGLIREPLKNVDPNMVLMLLNYLYFKGTWEQKFPKEMTHYRNFRVNEKINVRVPMMQKKGNYLAAADHELQCDILQLPYVGNISMLIALPRKISGMRNLEQEISPTVVNKWLSNMTNRTREVVFPRFKLEQSYDLIDNLKEMGLTDLFEERGDFTGMTSEKIAINWLKHQGTITVNEEGTEAAALTQVGFMPLSSQIRFVIDRPFLFLIYEHRTDCLVFMGRVVDPSQS; this comes from the exons ATGTGGGTTGTCACGGTCATCGctgtgtcctgtgtccttgtcggTCCATCTCTCGCCGGGGTCAAGGACCTGGGCTCTCACTTCAGCTTCTATGACCAGAGTCCGACCCCAAACACTGAGCCGGACCCACGAGGCCTCGGCCAGGGTGGAGCTCTGGACATGGAGAACATTCCTCTGGAGTTCCACAAAGAGAACACTGTGACCAATGATCTTCCCCTGGAAGGCTTTGAGGACGAAGACTACATCGACTTTGACAAAATCCTGGCTGAGGGAGGGGACGACTACAG TGAGGGGGATGAGATTGATGAGATCGCAACTCCCGCTCCGTATATCGACATCTTCGCTGAACCCTCAGATCCAAAGACGCGGCGCGCCCGACTCCTGAGCCTATTTCACGACCGCTCACGCCTCCAACGAATCAACGTGGTCAACGCCCACTTTGGCTTCAACCTCTACCGCAGCCTTCGGAACAAGGTCAACCAGACCCACAACATTCTGCTGGCGCCCGCCGGAATCTCCATCGCCATGGGCATGATGTCACTGGGAGCGGGGCCTGGAACACATTCTCAGCTCTACCGGGTGCTGGGATTCGCCAATTTCGTCAACGCCAGCAATCACTACGACAACGCCACGGTGCACAAGCTGTTCCGGAAGCTCACACACAGACTCTTCCGACGCAATTTCGGGTACACGCTGCGATCCGTTAATGACCTGTACGTGAAAAAGGAGGTGGCGGTGGAACCGAGTTTCCGGGCAGACACCAAGGCATACTATTTTGCAGAGCCCCAATCGGTGGACTTCAGGGACAAGGCGTTTCTGGACAAGGCTAACCGGCGCATCTCAAAGCTGACCAAAGGACTGATCAGAGAACCACTAAAAAATGTGGACCCCAATATGGTGCTGATGCTGCTCAACTACCTCTACTTTAAAG gtACGTGGGAGCAGAAATTCCCAAAGGAGATGACTCACTACCGGAACTTCCGTGTGAATGAGAAAATAAATGTTCGAGTGCCAATGATGCAGAAGAAAGGGAACTACCTGGCGGCTGCAGACCACGAACTGCAGTGTGACATCCTACAG CTCCCCTATGTGGGGAACATCAGCATGCTCATCGCCCTGCCCAGGAAGATCTCCGGCATGAGGAACCTGGAGCAAGAGATCTCCCCCACAGTGGTCAACAAATGGCTCAGCAACATGACCAACAG GACGCGTGAGGTGGTGTTCCCCAGGTTTAAGCTGGAGCAGAGTTATGACCTGATAGACAACCTTAAGGAGATGGGCCTCACAGACCTCTTTGAGGAGAGGGGTGACTTCACTGGGATGACTTCAGAGAAGATCGCAATTAACTGG TTGAAGCACCAGGGGACGATCACGGTGAACGAGGAGGGGACGGAGGCTGCGGCCCTGACCCAGGTGGGCTTCATGCCCCTCTCCTCACAGATACGATTCGTTATAGACCGGCCATTCCTCTTCCTCATCTATGAGCACCGCACAGACTGCCTCGTCTTCATGGGCCGCGTGGTCGACCCCTCACAGAGCTAA